One genomic window of Streptococcus mitis includes the following:
- a CDS encoding ATP-binding cassette domain-containing protein: protein MNQIMKQYKLLYFLIILLSLTSALLMTFFSLQLGRILDSISNSNSGLLFHITISVGSILLWFLISSSYTYLKNEYVKKVILDLKRRLLLHYLSREFNQTDNRNHSDFLNNITKNSDLIQENLLIPKISLIANLGSLIMSVVAIIYIEWRLALVFLLLSSITVFLSQIPGKLMTKSTNNYSLQNNHYLSKMTNFINGFEQIKLLNIQSWTQEKIQGISLEFEESRKTYQFLKDLASTTGILLSFGSQLSCMVAGIFFVRNNLLTIGLLVASIQLLNGVFAPLQSILYNKNLISSSKSIIDNIQENLYETNQGTSHKTSTIDCDNISTISISQLHYEIENKILFDHFSYEFKKGKRYAIIGASGAGKTTLVKLILNYYPKNLYDGEIKINGKQNIDISSEELYKDIAFVQKNDFLIEGNILENIKLARNLHLTEKLRKSLGFNEDFLRKNLAQSNQIISEGEKQRIDLARFLVKTYSVYIFDEPTSNLDPIKAKEIMDYILSIKDAIVIVITHDQNPEILEEFDQIIVL from the coding sequence ATGAACCAGATTATGAAACAATATAAATTACTATATTTCTTGATTATTTTATTAAGTTTGACAAGTGCTCTTTTAATGACATTCTTCTCTCTGCAATTAGGAAGAATACTTGATAGTATATCTAATTCAAATAGTGGATTACTCTTTCATATCACTATTTCTGTAGGTTCGATTTTACTGTGGTTCTTGATTTCTTCTTCCTATACCTATCTTAAAAACGAATATGTAAAAAAAGTTATTTTAGATCTAAAAAGGCGTCTCTTATTACATTATTTATCGCGTGAATTTAACCAAACTGACAACCGTAACCATTCAGATTTCTTAAATAATATCACCAAAAACAGTGACCTTATTCAAGAAAATTTATTAATCCCTAAAATCTCTCTAATTGCAAATTTAGGGAGCCTTATCATGAGTGTGGTTGCTATTATTTATATAGAATGGCGATTAGCATTAGTCTTCCTTTTATTGTCGAGTATAACGGTTTTCCTATCACAAATTCCTGGAAAGTTAATGACTAAATCAACAAATAATTATTCTCTACAAAATAATCACTATTTGTCAAAAATGACAAACTTTATTAATGGTTTTGAACAAATTAAGTTATTAAATATTCAAAGCTGGACCCAAGAAAAAATTCAGGGAATCAGTTTAGAATTTGAAGAGTCCAGAAAAACATATCAATTCTTAAAAGACTTAGCTTCAACTACTGGAATTTTACTAAGTTTTGGCTCTCAACTATCCTGTATGGTCGCTGGTATCTTTTTTGTAAGAAATAACTTACTGACTATTGGATTACTAGTAGCAAGTATTCAATTATTAAACGGTGTTTTTGCTCCATTACAATCTATTCTTTACAATAAAAATTTAATCAGCAGTAGCAAGTCCATTATTGATAATATCCAGGAAAATCTATATGAGACAAATCAAGGAACTTCCCATAAAACAAGTACAATTGATTGTGATAACATTTCGACCATTTCTATTAGCCAATTACATTATGAAATTGAAAATAAAATATTATTTGATCATTTTTCCTATGAATTTAAAAAAGGCAAGCGCTATGCAATTATAGGTGCTTCAGGAGCTGGGAAAACAACTTTAGTAAAATTAATACTAAATTATTATCCAAAAAATCTTTATGATGGAGAAATAAAAATCAACGGAAAACAGAATATTGATATTTCCTCAGAGGAGTTATATAAAGATATTGCGTTTGTGCAAAAAAATGACTTTCTGATTGAAGGCAATATTCTAGAGAATATCAAATTGGCTAGAAACCTTCATTTAACTGAAAAATTAAGAAAATCCTTAGGTTTTAATGAAGACTTCCTTCGTAAAAACCTAGCTCAATCAAACCAAATCATTTCAGAAGGAGAAAAGCAACGAATTGATTTAGCTAGGTTTTTAGTCAAAACATATTCAGTTTATATATTTGACGAACCTACAAGTAACCTTGATCCAATAAAAGCAAAAGAAATAATGGATTACATTCTATCCATTAAAGATGCAATTGTTATTGTCATTACTCATGATCAAAATCCAGAAATATTGGAAGAGTTTGATCAGATTATTGTTTTATAA
- a CDS encoding helix-turn-helix domain-containing protein, with protein MKTQYPMIPFPLIVKATDGDTEAINQILHHYRGYITKRSLRLMKDEYGNQSMVVDEVLRGRMETRLITKILSFEIK; from the coding sequence ATGAAAACACAATATCCTATGATTCCCTTTCCTCTCATTGTAAAGGCAACAGATGGCGATACCGAAGCGATTAACCAGATTCTACATCATTACAGAGGGTACATAACGAAGCGTTCCCTACGACTTATGAAAGATGAATATGGCAATCAAAGTATGGTCGTTGATGAAGTCTTACGTGGAAGAATGGAAACCAGACTGATTACAAAGATTTTGTCATTTGAAATTAAGTAA
- a CDS encoding M16 family metallopeptidase, producing MNKKIIFKKNQASKFAYFSLMFVAGTSIEQVNELGFSHLIEHLLIRAGNEQSLNELFDMNGAAIKGETSRDYINLSGYCLAEDFNKIFKILISRIFNLSITEDELLREKKIVLIELNQYENSKKSINDNRVIFKNSSWSIDIIGTRGNIEYVSLETIYKFYIKQSINF from the coding sequence ATGAATAAGAAAATTATATTTAAAAAAAATCAAGCAAGTAAATTTGCATATTTTTCATTGATGTTTGTTGCAGGTACTAGTATTGAGCAAGTAAATGAATTAGGATTTTCACATCTTATTGAACATTTACTAATACGAGCAGGGAATGAACAATCACTAAATGAATTGTTTGATATGAATGGTGCAGCTATTAAAGGAGAGACATCTAGAGATTATATTAATTTAAGTGGTTACTGTCTAGCTGAAGATTTCAATAAAATTTTTAAAATACTGATAAGTAGGATTTTCAATCTTTCTATTACTGAAGATGAACTATTGAGGGAAAAGAAAATAGTCTTAATTGAATTAAATCAGTATGAAAATAGTAAAAAATCTATTAATGATAATCGAGTAATTTTTAAAAATAGTTCTTGGTCAATAGATATTATTGGTACTAGAGGTAATATTGAGTATGTTAGTTTAGAAACTATATATAAATTTTATATAAAACAAAGTATAAATTTCTAA
- a CDS encoding cysteine-rich KTR domain-containing protein: MNYKWILCPVCGNKTRLKIREDTELKKFPLYCPKCRQENLIEIKQFKVTVITEPDAKTQSR, from the coding sequence ATAAACTACAAGTGGATATTGTGTCCTGTATGTGGAAATAAAACACGATTAAAGATAAGGGAAGATACTGAATTAAAAAAATTCCCCCTCTATTGTCCGAAATGCAGACAAGAAAATTTAATTGAAATAAAGCAGTTCAAAGTAACTGTGATTACAGAGCCAGACGCAAAGACGCAGAGCCGATAA
- a CDS encoding helix-turn-helix transcriptional regulator, with amino-acid sequence MRKKEDKYDFRAFGLAIKEARLKRGLTREQVGALIEIDPRYLTNIENKGQHPSIQVLYDLVSLLHVSVDEFFLPANNLVKSTRRLQIEKYMDSFTDKELSLMESLASGINEARNIED; translated from the coding sequence ATGCGTAAAAAAGAAGATAAATATGATTTTAGAGCCTTTGGTTTAGCCATTAAAGAAGCTCGATTGAAACGAGGTTTAACTCGTGAACAAGTGGGAGCATTGATTGAAATTGACCCACGGTACTTAACTAATATTGAAAATAAAGGGCAACACCCCAGCATACAAGTTCTTTATGACCTTGTATCGTTACTTCATGTTTCCGTTGATGAATTTTTCTTACCTGCTAATAACTTGGTAAAAAGCACCCGACGATTACAGATAGAGAAATACATGGATAGCTTTACAGACAAAGAACTATCCTTAATGGAATCTTTAGCCAGCGGTATCAACGAAGCAAGAAACATCGAAGACTAA
- a CDS encoding conjugal transfer protein, with the protein MRKEDLMMKFRKNQNKEKQIPKEKKPRVYKVNPHKKVVIALWVLLGLSFSFAIFKHFTAIDTHTIHETTIIEKEYVDTHHVENFVENFAKVYYSWEQSDKSIDNRMESLKGYLTDELQALNVDTVRKDIPVSSSVRGFQIWTVEPTGDNEFNVTYSVDQLITEGENTKTVHSAYIVSVYVDGSGNMVLVKNPTITNIPKKSSYKPKAIESEGTVDSITTNEINEFLTTFFKLYPTATASELSYYVNDGILKPIGKEYIFQELVNPIHNRKDNQVTVSLTVEYIDQQTKATQVSQFDLVLEKNGSNWKIVK; encoded by the coding sequence ATGAGAAAGGAAGATTTAATGATGAAATTTAGAAAAAATCAGAATAAAGAAAAACAGATACCAAAGGAAAAGAAACCTCGTGTCTATAAGGTCAATCCTCATAAAAAGGTTGTGATTGCCTTGTGGGTACTTTTAGGGCTTAGTTTCAGCTTTGCGATATTCAAGCACTTTACAGCTATAGATACTCATACTATTCACGAAACAACTATCATAGAAAAGGAATACGTTGATACTCATCATGTAGAAAATTTTGTAGAGAACTTTGCGAAAGTCTACTATTCATGGGAGCAATCCGATAAGTCCATTGATAATCGAATGGAAAGTCTAAAAGGCTATCTGACAGATGAACTTCAAGCTCTCAATGTTGATACAGTACGCAAAGATATTCCTGTATCGTCTTCTGTAAGAGGATTTCAGATATGGACGGTAGAGCCAACTGGCGACAATGAGTTTAATGTAACCTACAGTGTAGACCAGCTCATTACAGAGGGAGAAAATACAAAGACCGTCCACTCTGCTTATATAGTGAGTGTCTATGTAGATGGTTCTGGAAATATGGTACTGGTTAAGAATCCGACCATTACCAACATACCTAAGAAATCAAGTTATAAACCAAAAGCCATTGAAAGTGAGGGGACGGTTGATTCCATTACAACCAATGAAATCAATGAGTTTTTAACGACGTTCTTCAAGCTCTATCCTACAGCGACAGCCAGTGAACTTTCCTACTATGTGAATGACGGGATATTAAAACCAATCGGAAAAGAGTACATCTTTCAAGAACTGGTAAATCCTATTCACAATCGTAAGGATAATCAAGTCACGGTATCGCTGACAGTGGAGTATATCGACCAGCAGACCAAAGCAACGCAGGTATCTCAATTTGATTTGGTACTTGAAAAGAACGGGAGTAATTGGAAGATTGTAAAATAA
- a CDS encoding excisionase: MKQTDIPIWERYTLTIEEASKYFRIGENKLRRLAEENKNANWLIMNGNRIQIKRKQFEKIIDTLDAI, encoded by the coding sequence ATGAAGCAGACTGACATTCCTATTTGGGAACGTTATACCCTAACCATTGAAGAAGCGTCAAAATATTTTCGTATTGGCGAAAACAAGCTACGACGCTTGGCAGAGGAAAATAAAAATGCAAATTGGCTGATTATGAATGGCAATCGTATTCAGATTAAACGAAAACAATTTGAAAAAATTATAGATACATTGGACGCAATCTAG
- a CDS encoding sigma-70 family RNA polymerase sigma factor — MKPSSFQTTIENQFDYICKRAMEDERKNYMLYLSRIAKREVSFSDVGDYLVSQFATTDNYSTDFQIFTLNGLSVGVENDLLSEALRELPDKKREILLLFYFMDMSDSEIADLLKLNRSTVYRHRTSGLALIKKFMEEFEE, encoded by the coding sequence ATGAAACCATCTTCTTTTCAGACCACAATAGAAAATCAGTTTGACTATATCTGTAAACGTGCTATGGAAGACGAGCGAAAGAATTATATGCTTTATCTTTCAAGGATTGCAAAGCGTGAGGTGTCCTTTTCGGATGTTGGCGATTATCTTGTTAGCCAGTTTGCGACAACAGATAACTATTCAACTGACTTTCAGATTTTTACACTCAATGGGTTATCAGTAGGCGTTGAAAATGATTTGTTGAGTGAAGCATTACGTGAGTTGCCAGACAAGAAACGTGAAATTCTACTGCTGTTTTACTTTATGGACATGAGCGATTCAGAAATTGCAGACCTGTTGAAATTGAACCGTTCTACTGTCTATCGGCATAGAACCAGTGGACTAGCCTTAATTAAAAAGTTTATGGAGGAATTTGAAGAATGA
- a CDS encoding tyrosine-type recombinase/integrase → MSEKRRDNKGRILKTGESQRKDGRYLYKYIDSFGEPQFVYSWKLVATDRVPAGKRDCISLREKIAELQKDIHDGIDVVGKKMTLCQLYAKQNAQRPKVRKNTETGRKYLMDILKKDKLGVRSIDSIKPSDAKEWAIRMSENGYAYQTINNYKRSLKASFYIAIQDDCVRKNPFDFQLKAVLDDDTVPKTVLTEEQEEKLLAFAKADKTYSKNYDEILILLKTGLRISEFGGLTLPDLDFENRLVNIDHQLLRDTEIGYYIETPKTKSGERQVPMVEEAYQAFKRVLANRKNDKRVEIDGYSDFLFLNRKNYPKVASDYNGMMKGLVKKYNKYNEDKLPHITPHSLRHTFCTNYANAGMNPKALQYIMGHANIAMTLNYYAHATFDSAMAEMKRLNKEKQQERLVA, encoded by the coding sequence ATGTCAGAAAAAAGACGTGACAATAAAGGTCGAATCTTAAAGACTGGAGAGAGCCAACGAAAAGACGGAAGATACTTATACAAATATATAGATTCATTTGGAGAACCGCAATTTGTTTACTCGTGGAAACTTGTGGCTACAGACCGAGTACCAGCAGGAAAGCGTGATTGTATCTCACTTAGAGAGAAAATCGCAGAGTTACAGAAAGACATTCATGATGGTATTGATGTTGTAGGAAAGAAAATGACACTCTGCCAGCTTTACGCAAAACAGAACGCTCAAAGACCAAAGGTTAGAAAAAACACTGAAACTGGACGCAAATATCTTATGGATATTTTGAAGAAAGACAAGTTAGGTGTAAGAAGTATTGACAGTATTAAGCCATCAGACGCTAAAGAATGGGCTATTAGAATGAGTGAAAATGGTTATGCTTATCAAACCATCAATAACTACAAACGTTCTTTAAAGGCTTCATTCTATATTGCTATACAAGATGATTGTGTTCGGAAGAATCCATTTGACTTTCAACTGAAAGCAGTTCTTGATGATGATACTGTCCCTAAGACCGTACTAACAGAAGAACAGGAAGAAAAACTGTTAGCCTTTGCAAAAGCTGATAAAACCTACAGCAAAAATTATGATGAAATTCTGATACTCTTAAAAACAGGTCTTCGTATTTCAGAGTTTGGTGGTTTGACACTTCCAGATTTAGATTTTGAGAATCGTCTTGTCAATATAGACCATCAGCTATTGAGAGATACTGAAATTGGGTACTACATTGAAACACCAAAGACCAAAAGTGGCGAACGTCAAGTTCCTATGGTTGAAGAAGCCTATCAAGCATTTAAGCGAGTGTTAGCGAATCGAAAGAATGATAAGCGTGTTGAGATTGATGGATATAGTGATTTCCTCTTTCTTAATAGAAAGAACTATCCAAAAGTGGCAAGTGATTACAACGGCATGATGAAAGGTCTTGTTAAGAAATACAATAAGTATAACGAGGATAAATTGCCACACATCACTCCACATAGTTTGCGACATACATTCTGTACCAACTATGCAAATGCAGGAATGAATCCAAAGGCATTACAGTACATTATGGGACATGCTAATATAGCCATGACGCTGAACTATTACGCACATGCAACATTCGATTCTGCAATGGCAGAAATGAAACGCTTGAATAAAGAGAAGCAACAGGAGCGTCTTGTTGCTTAG
- a CDS encoding ThiF family adenylyltransferase, whose amino-acid sequence MSTVDAVKKEISESDWVFCCMDEPPYIAQRLVNRACYLFNIPSIYCFSQRSAGKLLFCNPNIQNIGCVDCLLYEQDSDNFQNLVKKFSNYDGKLITANILTNILLLSSWVVKKWLDCVTEKNSNVWNTLFRFDFYSFREDEFKHFSKQSHCPTCGHDFDKSKLWEILKIDE is encoded by the coding sequence ATGAGCACTGTTGATGCTGTAAAAAAAGAAATTTCTGAAAGTGACTGGGTATTTTGTTGTATGGATGAACCTCCTTATATAGCACAAAGATTAGTAAATAGAGCATGCTATTTATTTAATATCCCTAGTATATACTGTTTTAGCCAACGTAGCGCAGGTAAACTCTTATTTTGTAATCCTAATATTCAAAATATAGGCTGTGTTGATTGTTTACTTTATGAACAAGATAGTGATAACTTTCAAAATTTAGTTAAAAAATTTTCAAACTATGATGGAAAATTAATAACTGCAAATATTTTAACTAATATTCTATTATTGTCATCATGGGTTGTGAAGAAATGGTTAGATTGTGTAACAGAGAAAAATAGTAATGTTTGGAATACTTTATTTAGATTTGATTTTTATAGTTTTAGGGAAGATGAATTCAAGCACTTCTCTAAGCAATCTCATTGTCCTACATGTGGTCATGATTTCGATAAAAGTAAACTCTGGGAGATTCTAAAAATTGATGAATAA
- a CDS encoding bifunctional lytic transglycosylase/C40 family peptidase → MKLKTLVIGGSGLFLMVFSLLLFVAILFSDEQDSGISNIHYGGVNVSAEVLAHKPMVEKYAKEYGVEEYVNILLAIIQVESGGTAEDVMQSSESLGLPPNSLSTEESIKQGVKYFSELLASSERLSVDLESVIQSYNYGGGFLGYVANRGNKYTFELAQSFSKEYSGGEKVSYPNPIAIPINGGWRYNYGNMFYVQLVTQYLVTTEFDDDTVQAIMDEALKYEGWRYVYGGASPTTSFDCSGLTQWTYGKAGINLPRTAQQQYDVTQHIPLSEAQAGDLVFFHSTYNAGSYITHVGIYLGNNRMFHAGDPIGYADLTSPYWQQHLVGAGRIKQ, encoded by the coding sequence ATGAAGTTGAAAACTTTAGTGATTGGTGGTTCTGGATTATTCTTGATGGTCTTCTCACTGCTTCTGTTTGTTGCCATTTTATTTTCAGATGAACAGGACAGCGGAATTTCCAATATTCATTATGGAGGTGTGAATGTTTCCGCAGAAGTGCTGGCTCATAAGCCTATGGTAGAAAAATATGCCAAAGAATATGGCGTTGAAGAATATGTCAACATACTTCTTGCGATTATACAGGTGGAATCGGGCGGTACTGCGGAAGATGTTATGCAGTCCTCGGAATCCCTCGGTCTTCCACCTAATTCATTGAGTACAGAAGAATCCATTAAGCAAGGTGTGAAGTATTTCAGTGAATTATTAGCCAGTAGCGAAAGGCTCAGTGTAGATTTAGAATCGGTTATCCAGTCCTACAATTATGGTGGTGGTTTCTTAGGGTATGTGGCTAATCGTGGAAATAAATATACCTTTGAACTGGCTCAAAGTTTCTCAAAAGAGTATTCAGGTGGCGAAAAAGTGTCTTACCCCAATCCCATAGCCATACCTATCAATGGGGGCTGGCGATACAACTATGGCAATATGTTTTATGTGCAACTGGTAACGCAGTATCTTGTCACAACAGAGTTTGATGATGATACGGTACAAGCCATCATGGACGAAGCACTGAAATATGAGGGCTGGCGATACGTTTACGGTGGAGCTTCCCCGACTACTTCTTTTGATTGTAGCGGACTGACACAATGGACGTATGGAAAAGCTGGAATTAACTTACCACGAACCGCACAACAGCAATATGATGTGACCCAGCATATCCCACTATCGGAAGCACAAGCTGGCGATTTGGTTTTCTTTCATTCTACCTATAACGCTGGCTCTTATATTACTCATGTTGGGATATACCTTGGCAATAACCGTATGTTTCATGCAGGCGACCCAATCGGTTATGCCGACTTAACAAGCCCCTACTGGCAACAGCATTTAGTGGGAGCAGGACGAATCAAACAATGA
- the tet(M) gene encoding tetracycline resistance ribosomal protection protein Tet(M), whose protein sequence is MKIINIGVLAHVDAGKTTLTESLLYNSGAITELGSVDKGTTRTDNTLLERQRGITIQTGITSFQWENTKVNIIDTPGHMDFLAEVYRSLSVLDGAILLISAKDGVQAQTRILFHALRKMGIPTIFFINKIDQNGIDLSTVYQDIKEKLSAEIVIKQKVELYPNMCVTNFTESEQWDTVIEGNDDLLEKYMSGKSLEALELEQEESIRFHNCSLFPVYHGSAKNNIGIDNLIEVITNKFYSSTHRGPSELCGNVFKIEYTKKRQRLAYIRLYSGVLHLRDSVRVSEKEKIKVTEMYTSINGELCKIDRAYSGEIVILQNEFLKLNSVLGDTKLLPQRKKIENPHPLLQTTVEPSKPEQREMLLDALLEISDSDPLLRYYVDSTTHEIILSFLGKVQMEVISALLQEKYHVEIELKEPTVIYMERPLKNAEYTIHIEVPPNPFWASIGLSVSPLPLGSGMQYESSVSLGYLNQSFQNAVMEGIRYGCEQGLYGWNVTDCKICFKYGLYYSPVSTPADFRMLAPIVLEQVLKKAGTELLEPYLSFKIYAPQEYLSRAYNDAPKYCANIVDTQLKNNEVILSGEIPARCIQEYRSDLTFFTNGRSVCLTELKGYHVTTGEPVCQPRRPNSRIDKVRYMFNKIT, encoded by the coding sequence ATGAAAATTATTAATATTGGAGTTTTAGCTCATGTTGATGCAGGAAAAACTACCTTAACAGAAAGCTTATTATATAACAGTGGAGCGATTACAGAATTAGGAAGCGTGGACAAAGGTACAACGAGGACGGATAATACGCTTTTAGAACGTCAGAGAGGAATTACAATTCAGACAGGAATAACCTCTTTTCAGTGGGAAAATACGAAGGTGAACATCATAGACACGCCAGGACATATGGATTTCTTAGCAGAAGTATATCGTTCATTATCAGTTTTAGATGGGGCAATTCTACTGATTTCTGCAAAAGATGGCGTACAAGCACAAACTCGTATATTATTTCATGCACTTAGGAAAATGGGGATTCCCACAATCTTTTTTATCAATAAGATTGACCAAAATGGAATTGATTTATCAACGGTTTATCAGGATATTAAAGAGAAACTTTCTGCCGAAATTGTAATCAAACAGAAGGTAGAACTGTATCCTAATATGTGTGTGACGAACTTTACCGAATCTGAACAATGGGATACGGTAATAGAGGGAAACGATGACCTTTTAGAGAAATATATGTCCGGTAAATCATTAGAAGCATTGGAACTCGAACAAGAGGAAAGCATAAGATTTCATAATTGTTCCCTGTTCCCTGTTTATCACGGAAGTGCAAAAAACAATATAGGGATTGATAACCTTATAGAAGTGATTACGAATAAATTTTATTCATCAACACATCGAGGTCCGTCTGAACTTTGCGGAAATGTTTTCAAAATTGAATATACAAAAAAAAGACAACGTCTTGCATATATACGCCTTTATAGTGGAGTACTACATTTACGAGATTCGGTTAGAGTATCAGAAAAAGAAAAAATAAAAGTTACAGAAATGTATACTTCAATAAATGGTGAATTATGTAAGATTGATAGAGCTTATTCTGGAGAAATTGTTATTTTGCAAAATGAGTTTTTGAAGTTAAATAGTGTTCTTGGAGATACAAAACTATTGCCACAGAGAAAAAAGATTGAAAATCCGCACCCTCTACTACAAACAACTGTTGAACCGAGTAAACCTGAACAGAGAGAAATGTTGCTTGATGCCCTTTTGGAAATCTCAGATAGTGATCCGCTTCTACGATATTACGTGGATTCTACGACACATGAAATTATACTTTCTTTCTTAGGGAAAGTACAAATGGAAGTGATTAGTGCACTGTTGCAAGAAAAGTATCATGTGGAGATAGAACTAAAAGAGCCTACAGTCATTTATATGGAGAGACCGTTAAAAAATGCAGAATATACCATTCACATCGAAGTGCCGCCAAATCCTTTCTGGGCTTCCATTGGTTTATCTGTATCACCGCTTCCGTTGGGAAGTGGAATGCAGTATGAGAGCTCGGTTTCTCTTGGATACTTAAATCAATCATTTCAAAATGCAGTTATGGAAGGGATACGCTATGGTTGCGAACAAGGATTATATGGTTGGAATGTGACGGATTGTAAAATCTGTTTTAAGTATGGCTTATACTATAGCCCTGTTAGTACCCCAGCAGATTTTCGGATGCTTGCTCCTATTGTATTGGAACAAGTCTTAAAAAAAGCTGGAACAGAATTGTTAGAGCCATATCTTAGTTTTAAAATTTATGCGCCACAGGAATATCTTTCACGAGCATACAACGATGCTCCTAAATATTGTGCGAACATCGTAGACACTCAATTGAAAAATAATGAGGTCATTCTTAGTGGAGAAATCCCTGCTCGGTGTATTCAAGAATATCGTAGTGATTTAACTTTCTTTACAAATGGACGTAGTGTTTGTTTAACAGAGTTAAAAGGGTACCATGTTACTACCGGTGAACCTGTTTGCCAGCCCCGTCGTCCAAATAGTCGGATAGATAAAGTACGATATATGTTCAATAAAATAACTTAG
- a CDS encoding HesA/MoeB/ThiF family protein → MDNYFPKWNQDRIVYQWKNDRLRIGADDVDVLEITGYSDFWSDLISCCNGINSFEEIKDLLRKKYDISENIIEKYISKFSDRNLLEILDRPVNQIDHYLINESLETYYSSEGIGGIKLLEKLSNLKVTILGCGAGGSHIALQLAQLGVGRLHLVDDDIVKENNINRQSMFTFNDIGKYKVDCVKDCILKR, encoded by the coding sequence ATGGATAATTATTTCCCAAAATGGAACCAGGATAGAATCGTTTACCAATGGAAGAACGACAGATTAAGAATTGGAGCTGATGATGTTGATGTATTAGAAATTACAGGATACTCAGATTTTTGGTCAGATTTAATTTCTTGTTGCAATGGAATTAATAGCTTTGAAGAAATTAAAGATTTATTAAGAAAAAAATATGATATATCCGAAAATATTATAGAAAAATATATATCTAAATTTTCTGATCGTAATTTATTAGAAATATTAGATAGACCTGTAAATCAAATTGATCACTATTTAATTAATGAATCACTAGAAACTTATTATTCTAGTGAAGGTATTGGTGGGATTAAATTACTTGAAAAATTGAGTAATTTAAAAGTTACCATACTAGGATGTGGAGCCGGTGGTTCTCATATCGCATTACAATTAGCCCAATTAGGGGTAGGGCGACTTCATTTAGTCGATGATGATATTGTTAAAGAAAATAATATAAATAGGCAATCTATGTTTACCTTTAACGATATTGGTAAATATAAAGTTGACTGTGTAAAAGATTGTATTCTAAAACGGTAA